In the genome of Campylobacter helveticus, the window TAGTTTCCCATCCTTATAAGCGACATTTTTGGGTGCACCTATAAATTCTACCAAACGATTTTCTTGTCTTGTTTTAAAACTTGGATGAAAAAAAACTAAACGGCGTGGTGTATAGTAAAACTCAAATTCTGCTTCTAGGTGGTATTCTTTTAAAAGTTTTTCCCACTTTCCTTTGATATTTGGAAGTTCCTTAAGAAAGGGGATAGCTGGAAGTTCTTCTGTGAGAATTTCGATAAGTAATTCTTTCATTATGCACTCTTTTAGAAAATTTTTATTATTTTAACCTTTCTTTATAAATGATTTTTTAAGAAATTTAGCAATTCTTCAGCATTACTAAATTCATTTTCTTTCAAATCTTTAGCATACCATTTAGCGTGATAATAAGTTAGTTTGGCATTTTGTGCTGCTTCTTTATCTTTGGCACTATCGCCTATAAAAAGGCTTGTTTGATAAGGCGCTTCTTCTTTTAATAAATTTAACATCATCGGGCTTGGCTTTGGCTCTATCCCTACGCTTACGCCTAAAATTTTGTCAAAATAATGCAAGATATTATGTTTTTCCAAAATGCGTGTGAGTGAGCTTTGCGGGGCATTTGTGGCTATGGCGAGATAGCAATTTTGCTTTTTTAAAAAGTCCAAAAGCTCCATAATCCCATCAAATAGCACGACACTTTGTTGATAATGCTTGATGAAGTATTTTTCAAATCCCTCTTTAAAGCTTGAGTGGTTGAAATTTTTGATTTCGTAAAGCTCTTTTGCCCAATCAATTTGTGGAGTATTGATGATTTGCATTATTTTTTCTCGTTCTAGTGGGCTAAGATTTAACTCAGCTCTTATTTCATTGACTGCGGCACTTATGGCATTTGCGCTGTCGATTAAAGTGCCATCCATATCAAAAAATACATTTATCATTAAAATTCCTTTAGATAATTTTTATGCTTTTCTTTTTTTGAGCTTTGTTTTTTTTGCTTGTCTAAGGCATTTGCAAGGCTGAGCAATTCTTCTTTTGTTTTGTTAAAATCCAAACAAGCATTAACAAAGCTTTGTAAATTTTTTGCGTAAGTTGAATTTAAAATTACCATTTCATCTTTTTTAAAAAAACTTGTGTTTTTTAGCATTCTTTCCTCAAATTTTTGTGGGTCAAAATTTTCTTTTTTGAGAGAACTCATCGCAGCATTGGCAAATTTTTCTAAATTTCTTAGGTATTTAACTCTTAAACTTTTTTCTTTGTCAAAAGCCATATTTTATACCTTAAACATTTTTACTAATGCGTTTTTCAAGTGCAGCACTGATTAAAGCTCTTGCTAATACTCTTTCCGTTTGCACAATTTCGACATTTTTGTCGATTTTAGAATAAAAGAGTTTTTTGGAGACATTATTTGTAAAAATTACAATATCAACTTTCCCATAACTTTCTAAGGCTTGATGTAGCATTGTAAGCTTAGATTCGTTAGAGATTGTGATGATGGCGACTGCACATTCTTTAATATTGGCGATTTTAAGCGTTTCTTCTTGGGCTGCATTGGCAAAATAGACATTTTCACCTCTACTTAGTCCAAGCTCGACCAAATTTAAATCACTTTCTAAAACAAGATAAGGCACACCTGTATTTTTGATTTTCTGCACGACTTCTTGCCCTATAACTCCATAGCCAAAAATCACAATATGATTTTTTAGCGTAGAGCTTTGAGCTGGAATTTGGACATTTTCATTATTTTGTATCATATCTTCAACGGCATTTGAAATTTTTCTAATATTATTTAAAACAAAGGGTGTTAATACCATAGTGATGATGGAAACGACAATTAAAATTTGTGCTGTTTGGGCATCTAATAATTCTTTTGCTTGTAAAAGAGAAAAGATTGCTAGGGCAAATTCCCCTATTTGTGCGATACTAAAAGCTGTTTTTATCGCAACTTTTTTTGGATTATAAAGAGCTAGTAGTCCAAAAATTACTGCAAATTTTAAAAGCCCAACAAGTAAGGTTAAGATAAAGATAATATCCCAATTTTCAAAGACAATTTTAAAATCAATTTGCATTCCAACCGTGATAAAAAAAAGCCCCAAAAGCAAGTCTCTAAAAGGCACCAAATCCGCTTCTATTTTGTGCTTATATCTAGTCTCTGCAATCAAAACCCCAGCAATGAAAGCCCCAAGTGAGTAAGAAAAGCCAAAATAATGTGCCAAAAAACTCGCTCCCATCACAATGAAAAGTATGGTTAAAATAAAAAGTTCATTTGAAGACGCACGGATAACAAAGCGAAAAACTCTATTGATAAGGTATTTTCCTATCAAATAAAGCAAACCAAGTAAAATAACCACACTAATGAGTGTGGTGAAGATAAGTTGCGTTATATTTTGATGATTTGATGAGAAAATATCCACAAGAAGCAAAAGGGGGATAACGGCGATATCTTGAAAGAGTAAAATCCCCAATGCCTTTCTTCCATATCGTTCTTTTATATCGCCATTATCATTTAAAATTTTAAGCACTACTGCTGTGGAGGAAAGTGCAAGCGTAAAGCCTACAATGATACCGACTTTCCCACCAAGTTCTAAAATTCCCATCACAAGCAAAAAGCAAACCAAGCCACAAATGAGCATTTGCAAAGAGCCGTTTAAAAAAACCTCTTTTTTCATTGCCATTAAATGCGTAAAAGAAAACTCAAGCCCTATGGTAAACATTAAAAAAACAATGCCAAATTCAGCGATGTGAGAAAGCTCGGCACTGCCATTGAAACTATAAGCATACGATATAATGATACCGACTAAAATATAGCCTATAATTGTAGGAATTTCAAATCTCTTAAAAAAGACATTTAGCACAACAGCAAGTCCTGTTGTGATTAAAAAAACTTCTAAAAAATCACCCATTAATTTTTCTCGTAAAAAATTAAGTCAAAACTACTTTTGTGTTTGACTACAGCTTTTGATTTGCCATTATTATCTCTTTTATCAAGTTCTAAGCGAAGCTCATCAATCAAAGCTTCAAATTCACTCAGTTGATTTTTAAGTTTTAAAATCACATCGACCCCAGCCAAATTCACGCCCATATCACGAGTAAGTCTTAAAATAAGCTTGATTCTATCAATATCGCGTTGGGAATAAAGCCTAATTTTACCATCGGTTCGGCTAGGCTCTACAAGCCCTTCTCTTTCATATTGTCTAAGTGTTTGTGGGTGTATGCTTAAAACTTTTGCCACGACACTGATTAAATAAACTGGTTCATCATAGTTGTGTTGCATTGTTGCTCCCTTAAGGTAGTTTTTCTTCTAAAATTTGACGCGCATTTTCATCTAAGTCTTCAACATTAGGTAAAAGCACATTTAAAATGAGATATAAATCGCCAAAAATTCCACTTTTCCTATTTTGCACCCCATAGCCTTTAAGGCGAATTTTTTGTCCATTTTTAGAATTTGGAGGGATTTTGATGCTGACTTCTTTTTTTGGAGTTTTAAGATTTATCTTTCCGCCAAAAAGTGCTGTTTTTAAGCTAATGTCTAGCTTTCTTGTCAAATCATCTTCATCACGCTCATAAAGCTCACTTTTTTCCAAACTAACTTTAACGATTAAATCCCCCACTTGTGAGCCGATTTTCTTGCCCTTGCCACGAATTCTTAGCTTTTCGCCACTTTTGATTCCGTGAGGAATTTTGATTTTAATCGTCTCGCCATTAAAATTAATGCTATGTTCTCCGCCTAAAATTCCCGTTTCAAAAGGTATGGTGATTTTTGCACTTAAGTCCAGAGCGTCTTGATTAAAGCCTCCAAATCCTCCACCGCCAAAACCGCCGAAATTTCCACTGCCAAAGCTACTATTTCCTCCGAAGCCACTTGCACCAAAACCCCCTCCGCCAAATATATTTTTTAAAATTTCATCTAAATCCATTCCGCCAGAATTTCTAGAAAAATCGCTAAAGCTCTGCCCTCCAAACATAGAATCTCCATATCTATCATACTGAGCGCGTTTTTTTTCATCGCTTAAAATTTCGTAAGCGGCGTTGATTTCTTTAAATTTTTCTTCTGCACCTTTTTCTTTATTAATGTCTGGGTGGTATTGTCTGGCTAGGCGTCTATAAGCTTTTTTAATCTCATCACTACTAGCATTTTTATTGATTCCAAGTGTTTCATAAAGACTATTCATTACTTTTCCTTAAAAATTAAAGTCGCAATTATAGCATAAAGTTTAGTCCTAGTCAATCAAGTTTAATAAATTTTTACGCTCAAGGTTTCATTTACAAATTTTTAAAGATTGAGTTTTATACTATCAAGCTAAGTTTTAAGGAGAATATAATGAGAAAAGTTATTTTATCGCTTTCTTTAGCGAGTTTTTTATGTGCAGCGAGTGTGGAATTTAATGAAATTAATTCTAAGGTTGAAAGAGTAAATCCTGCAAATGGAGTTTTACTTTCCTATCAAGATTCTATTAAAGAGGTTAAAAAATCCGTTGTTAATATCTCAACCTCAAAAACTGTTACTAGAATGAATACGCCTTTTGATGATTTTTTTGATGACCCTTATTTTAAGCAATTTTTTGGCTTTGACCCCTTTCAAAGAAGAGGGCAAAATGAAAAAGAGGTTGTTGCAAGTATCGGCTCTGGTGTGATTATCTCAAAAGACGGCTATATCGTTACAAATAATCATGTGGTAGAAAATGTTGATAGTATAAGCGTAACCTTGCCGCAAAGCGATGTGGAGTATAAGGCTAAGTTGATAGGAAAAGATCCAAAGACGGATTTGGCTGTGATTAAAATAGAGGCAAATAATCTCTCAGCTGTGAGTTTTTCAAACTCAGACGACTTAATGGAAGGTGATGTGGTATTTGCTTTAGGGAATCCTTTTGGTGTGGGCTTTAGCGTAACAAGTGGCATTATTTCAGCACTTAATAAAGACAATATAGGCTTAAATCAATATGAAAATTTTATCCAAACGGACGCTTCGATTAATCCCGGAAATTCAGGCGGTGCTTTAGTAGATACTAGGGGGGCTTTAGTGGGGATAAATTCGGCTATTTTGTCGCGTGGTGGGGGAAATAATGGTATAGGTTTTGCCATACCTTCAAATATGGTCAAAGATGTAGCGAAAAAGCTTATAGAAAAAGGTAAAATCGAAAGAGGCTTTTTGGGCGTTAGCATAGCGGCTTTAAAGGGCGATAGTAAAAAAGTGTATAAAAATAGCGAGGGTGCGCTCATCACCGATGTGCAAAAAGGCTCATCTGCTGATGAAGCAGGGCTTAGAAGAGGGGATTTGGTTTTAAGGGTTAATGATAAAATCATTAAAAGTCCAAATGATTTAAAAAATTACATAGGCACACTCGAGCCTAATCAAAAAATTTCTTTATTCTACGAAAGAGATGGCAAGGAAAATCAAATTAGTTTCGTCTTGAAAGGCGATGAGATGAGTGAAATAAAAGGGGTGCAGGAT includes:
- a CDS encoding HAD family hydrolase, giving the protein MINVFFDMDGTLIDSANAISAAVNEIRAELNLSPLEREKIMQIINTPQIDWAKELYEIKNFNHSSFKEGFEKYFIKHYQQSVVLFDGIMELLDFLKKQNCYLAIATNAPQSSLTRILEKHNILHYFDKILGVSVGIEPKPSPMMLNLLKEEAPYQTSLFIGDSAKDKEAAQNAKLTYYHAKWYAKDLKENEFSNAEELLNFLKNHL
- a CDS encoding cation:proton antiporter gives rise to the protein MGDFLEVFLITTGLAVVLNVFFKRFEIPTIIGYILVGIIISYAYSFNGSAELSHIAEFGIVFLMFTIGLEFSFTHLMAMKKEVFLNGSLQMLICGLVCFLLVMGILELGGKVGIIVGFTLALSSTAVVLKILNDNGDIKERYGRKALGILLFQDIAVIPLLLLVDIFSSNHQNITQLIFTTLISVVILLGLLYLIGKYLINRVFRFVIRASSNELFILTILFIVMGASFLAHYFGFSYSLGAFIAGVLIAETRYKHKIEADLVPFRDLLLGLFFITVGMQIDFKIVFENWDIIFILTLLVGLLKFAVIFGLLALYNPKKVAIKTAFSIAQIGEFALAIFSLLQAKELLDAQTAQILIVVSIITMVLTPFVLNNIRKISNAVEDMIQNNENVQIPAQSSTLKNHIVIFGYGVIGQEVVQKIKNTGVPYLVLESDLNLVELGLSRGENVYFANAAQEETLKIANIKECAVAIITISNESKLTMLHQALESYGKVDIVIFTNNVSKKLFYSKIDKNVEIVQTERVLARALISAALEKRISKNV
- a CDS encoding heat shock protein transcriptional repressor HspR, which encodes MQHNYDEPVYLISVVAKVLSIHPQTLRQYEREGLVEPSRTDGKIRLYSQRDIDRIKLILRLTRDMGVNLAGVDVILKLKNQLSEFEALIDELRLELDKRDNNGKSKAVVKHKSSFDLIFYEKN
- a CDS encoding DnaJ C-terminal domain-containing protein, translating into MNSLYETLGINKNASSDEIKKAYRRLARQYHPDINKEKGAEEKFKEINAAYEILSDEKKRAQYDRYGDSMFGGQSFSDFSRNSGGMDLDEILKNIFGGGGFGASGFGGNSSFGSGNFGGFGGGGFGGFNQDALDLSAKITIPFETGILGGEHSINFNGETIKIKIPHGIKSGEKLRIRGKGKKIGSQVGDLIVKVSLEKSELYERDEDDLTRKLDISLKTALFGGKINLKTPKKEVSIKIPPNSKNGQKIRLKGYGVQNRKSGIFGDLYLILNVLLPNVEDLDENARQILEEKLP
- the htrA gene encoding serine protease HtrA; translation: MRKVILSLSLASFLCAASVEFNEINSKVERVNPANGVLLSYQDSIKEVKKSVVNISTSKTVTRMNTPFDDFFDDPYFKQFFGFDPFQRRGQNEKEVVASIGSGVIISKDGYIVTNNHVVENVDSISVTLPQSDVEYKAKLIGKDPKTDLAVIKIEANNLSAVSFSNSDDLMEGDVVFALGNPFGVGFSVTSGIISALNKDNIGLNQYENFIQTDASINPGNSGGALVDTRGALVGINSAILSRGGGNNGIGFAIPSNMVKDVAKKLIEKGKIERGFLGVSIAALKGDSKKVYKNSEGALITDVQKGSSADEAGLRRGDLVLRVNDKIIKSPNDLKNYIGTLEPNQKISLFYERDGKENQISFVLKGDEMSEIKGVQDSLIEGLKLRALDANLKARLGVPSEINGILVESVEAKSKAKDSGFKEGDIIIAVGQSEVKDLKDLQNTLKNQAKNAWIKIWVYRGGVITLLVLK